In Deltaproteobacteria bacterium, a single window of DNA contains:
- a CDS encoding hemolysin III family protein: MESTTKRYSIKEEVANSITHGIGIVLAVGALGILATFAGIYGNPWHVISVSVYGFTLILLYTASTLYHSIQDPRTKNIFQILDHSAIYMLIAGTYTPFTLVNLRGPWGWSLFAVVWCLAFIGTAIQIGRMERWRVVSLVLYIGMGWTVLVAIKPLISSVATGGLILLLLGGLAYTSGIIFYRWKNLKFNHAVWHIFVLAGSILHFFAVLYYVIPMQT, translated from the coding sequence ATGGAATCGACCACCAAGAGATATAGCATCAAAGAAGAGGTCGCTAACAGCATAACCCATGGCATAGGCATTGTTCTCGCGGTTGGTGCCTTAGGCATCCTCGCTACCTTTGCCGGCATCTATGGCAATCCCTGGCATGTTATCAGCGTCAGTGTGTACGGTTTTACATTGATTCTCCTTTACACGGCTTCAACCCTTTACCACAGCATTCAGGATCCCCGGACTAAAAATATTTTCCAGATCCTCGATCACTCTGCCATTTACATGCTTATTGCTGGCACATACACTCCCTTTACGCTCGTGAATCTTCGTGGTCCATGGGGATGGTCGCTTTTTGCTGTTGTATGGTGCCTTGCGTTTATCGGTACAGCTATTCAGATAGGCCGAATGGAGAGATGGCGGGTAGTGTCTCTGGTATTATATATTGGAATGGGCTGGACAGTCCTGGTGGCAATTAAACCGCTAATTTCATCTGTGGCTACAGGCGGACTCATTTTGCTCCTATTGGGCGGGCTCGCCTATACCTCCGGAATTATTTTCTATCGTTGGAAGAACCTCAAATTTAATCATGCGGTCTGGCACATATTTGTATTAGCTGGCAGCATCCTTCATTTCTTCGCCGTTCTGTATTACGTCATACCTATGCAAACTTGA
- a CDS encoding (Fe-S)-binding protein — MKHAEILHRCFRCGYCKLPGNYIDFNCPAYAAFRFETYSPGGRMWLLRAWLEDKIGPSDRFQEILFSCTACGNCVEQCTMTKIKDELLDAFTAGKEELAGQGKVPPPVRDCLTKLQKYGNPYGLAKKKRTGWVADSGVESFSNQEYLFFPGDVGAFDSRGQEITRSVALLLKRAGVSFGILGEGEVSDGNEARAMGEYDLFQMLAEDNIRSFDSAGVKKIIALSPHGFNALKNEYPALGGTYRVYHYTQILEKHAHGLTFEEGLPPIQVTYHDPCYLGRHNREYEAPRRFLSTLPGVKLCEMDRARRDAFCCGGGGGNLFTDVIGNGPESPARRRAAEAAETGAEILAVSCPSCAVMLEDAVKAANLENRLQVREISEIAHERLIDSKVS, encoded by the coding sequence ATGAAACATGCCGAAATTCTGCACAGGTGTTTCCGGTGCGGCTACTGCAAGCTGCCGGGAAACTACATTGACTTCAACTGCCCGGCGTATGCGGCGTTCCGGTTCGAGACCTATTCCCCGGGCGGACGTATGTGGCTTCTCCGGGCCTGGCTGGAAGATAAAATCGGGCCTTCGGACCGGTTTCAGGAAATACTGTTCTCCTGCACGGCATGTGGCAACTGTGTGGAACAGTGCACCATGACAAAAATAAAAGATGAGCTTCTCGACGCGTTTACTGCCGGTAAGGAAGAACTGGCCGGTCAGGGCAAAGTGCCTCCACCCGTTCGCGACTGCCTGACAAAACTTCAAAAATATGGAAATCCTTACGGGTTGGCGAAAAAGAAACGCACCGGCTGGGTTGCTGACAGCGGTGTCGAGTCGTTTTCCAACCAGGAGTATCTGTTTTTCCCCGGCGATGTGGGAGCTTTTGACAGCCGGGGGCAGGAGATCACCCGTTCGGTGGCCTTGCTGCTGAAACGGGCCGGCGTGTCTTTCGGCATCCTGGGAGAAGGAGAGGTCTCCGACGGGAATGAAGCCAGGGCAATGGGTGAATACGATTTGTTCCAAATGCTGGCCGAAGATAACATCCGCAGCTTCGATTCCGCCGGCGTGAAAAAGATCATCGCCCTCTCCCCCCATGGGTTCAATGCCTTGAAAAATGAGTACCCGGCGCTGGGAGGCACTTACCGGGTTTATCACTACACCCAGATCCTGGAGAAGCATGCCCATGGGTTGACGTTCGAGGAGGGGCTGCCGCCGATCCAGGTCACATACCACGACCCCTGCTATCTGGGCCGCCACAACCGGGAGTACGAGGCGCCCCGAAGATTTCTGTCGACTCTCCCCGGGGTTAAACTCTGCGAAATGGACCGCGCAAGAAGGGATGCTTTTTGCTGCGGTGGCGGCGGCGGCAACCTTTTCACCGATGTCATCGGAAACGGACCGGAGTCACCGGCGCGCAGGCGTGCGGCCGAGGCCGCCGAAACCGGCGCAGAAATCCTGGCCGTGAGCTGTCCGTCGTGCGCCGTCATGCTGGAGGACGCCGTCAAAGCGGCCAACCTGGAAAACCGGCTCCAGGTGCGGGAGATTTCCGAAATCGCCCACGAAAGATTGATTGACTCCAAGGTATCATGA
- a CDS encoding FAD-binding oxidoreductase, which produces MTEMYARLVEIVGSGFVSDAPEEKYIYAMDPGTMPACEPDMVVMPGSTAEVRKIVLAANEFHVPLIPLGAGLVLSGLSRALKGGVIVDMKRMNRILEVNAVSRYALVEAGTSQGMLKAHLQKHYPGLKHSMPDAPPAATIAGNICIHGSGHLSHVGGFHSEMLNGLEVVLPTGEIVNIGSCATSPYWFARAPLPDLAGLFLGWAGTTGIITKLSIKLYPNHPINDVGVFVCEDADLMPDILNRLTGAQLAEDITTWMTPKPDWAEGFLHCNVNYGAGSKEELVWKRNLIRSAVAGYIDDKTGGFLPLPAMMKKRFLEVPATQLSRFADVRKGGGFEYVGAIMPVEFFPDAYALGLEVARQTGVSYSMGCRVVGVNHCMMFFYAYAFNRADAADVARAQEALGETNKRVVAMGGIPWKAEEPAQKEILSKMDPNMFAMMNRVRETLDPNGIMNPGNWEAGV; this is translated from the coding sequence ATGACCGAAATGTACGCTAGACTCGTGGAGATCGTCGGCTCGGGATTCGTGTCCGATGCTCCGGAGGAAAAGTATATCTATGCCATGGATCCCGGAACCATGCCGGCCTGCGAACCGGACATGGTGGTCATGCCGGGGAGTACGGCCGAGGTCCGGAAGATCGTGCTGGCCGCCAATGAATTCCATGTGCCTCTGATTCCGCTGGGAGCGGGACTGGTGCTTTCAGGATTGTCCCGGGCCTTGAAAGGCGGCGTCATCGTGGACATGAAAAGGATGAACCGCATTCTGGAAGTCAATGCCGTGAGCCGTTATGCACTGGTGGAAGCAGGAACATCCCAGGGGATGCTCAAGGCCCACCTGCAAAAGCACTATCCGGGCCTCAAGCATTCGATGCCGGATGCCCCTCCGGCTGCGACCATCGCAGGGAATATATGCATACACGGGTCCGGTCACCTCTCGCACGTGGGTGGATTTCATTCCGAGATGCTCAACGGTTTGGAAGTGGTGCTGCCCACCGGTGAAATTGTCAACATCGGTTCCTGCGCCACCTCCCCGTACTGGTTTGCCAGGGCCCCGCTGCCGGACCTGGCAGGGCTTTTTCTGGGATGGGCCGGAACGACGGGCATCATAACCAAGCTGTCCATAAAGCTGTATCCCAACCATCCCATCAACGATGTGGGCGTGTTCGTCTGCGAGGATGCCGATCTTATGCCGGATATTTTGAACCGATTGACGGGTGCGCAGCTCGCGGAGGACATCACCACCTGGATGACGCCCAAACCGGACTGGGCCGAGGGCTTCCTGCATTGTAATGTCAATTACGGCGCCGGGTCCAAGGAGGAGCTCGTCTGGAAACGCAACTTGATTCGATCGGCGGTGGCCGGCTATATCGATGACAAGACCGGGGGCTTTCTGCCGCTGCCGGCGATGATGAAGAAGAGATTCCTGGAGGTTCCCGCCACGCAGCTTTCCCGGTTTGCGGACGTCCGCAAAGGCGGGGGGTTCGAATATGTGGGCGCCATCATGCCGGTGGAATTTTTCCCCGATGCCTATGCCTTAGGCCTGGAAGTCGCCCGCCAAACGGGCGTGAGCTACTCCATGGGCTGCCGTGTGGTCGGCGTCAATCACTGCATGATGTTTTTCTATGCCTATGCCTTCAACCGGGCGGACGCCGCCGATGTGGCCAGGGCCCAGGAAGCGCTGGGGGAAACCAACAAGCGGGTCGTGGCGATGGGCGGTATTCCCTGGAAAGCCGAGGAACCCGCCCAGAAGGAGATTCTCAGCAAGATGGATCCCAACATGTTCGCCATGATGAACCGGGTGCGGGAGACACTGGATCCCAACGGTATCATGAATCCCGGGAACTGGGAGGCTGGCGTATGA